DNA sequence from the Gammaproteobacteria bacterium genome:
CAGGGAACACGGGATTCCTCTCCACGAAGATTCTGATTTATTGAACCTGCTTGGCCAGCTCGACCTTGGTGATGAGATTCCCCGCGCCCTTTATATTGCCGTCGCCGAGGTCATTGCCTTTGCTTATCTGGTAAGTGGAAAAGTTCCCGATAACTATAAATCATCA
Encoded proteins:
- a CDS encoding flagellar biosynthesis protein; translation: MRVRPGSLPLLTSALALRYDGIHAPRVTAKGHGEVADQILQIAREHGIPLHEDSDLLNLLGQLDLGDEIPRALYIAVAEVIAFAYLVSGKVPDNYKSSS